AAGATCAACGACCAGTACGCGCCGCGCATCGGCGCGATCTGGGACCCGGCCGGCAACGGCAAGTCCAAGCTGTTCGCGTCCTACGGCCTGTATCACCTGCCGATCGCGTCGAACACCAACATCCGGATGGCCGGCACCGAGCTCTACACCCGCACCTGGCTCACGGTCGAAGGCTTCAACCCGGACGGCACCTACATCGGCCTCGGCACGGTGCCGCTGCAGCCGATGGACGTCTACTCCGACGGCTCGGTTCCGGACGTCCGTGAGGTGACCGCCGAGGACCTCAGCCCGATGGCGCAGCAGGAGCTCATCCTCGGCTACGAGCAGACGGCCGGCACCAACTGGTCGCTGGGCGCCCGCTTCGTGGCCCGCGAGTTCGCCGACGTCATCGAGGACATCGGCGGCGACTGGGCGATGTACTACCTCGAGGGCATCGACATCCAGCGCTGGTGGGGCCTGTTGGCCAACCCCGGCAGCGACATCTCCGCCTGGGTCGACGGCGACGGGGACGGCGACCTCGAGCACTACTCCTGGACCGCCGAGGAGCTGGGGTACCCCGAGGCCCAGCGCAAGTACTACGCGGTCGAGCTGACCGCCAAGAAGCGCTTTGCCAACAACTGGACCGCCGACTTCATGTACACCTGGTCGCAGTCTTACGGCAACTACGAGGGCTACGTGGACTCGACGATCGGCCAGTCCGACGGCGGCATCACCGAGCTTTTCGACTACCCGGGCCTGGCCGACAACTCCTACGGCCCGCTGCCGAATGACCGGCGCCACAACTTCAAGGCGTTCGGCGTCTACAGCTTCGACTTCGGCATGCAGCTCGGCGGCAGCCTCTGGTACCAGACCGGCCGTCCGATCAACTGCCAGGGCGTGCACCCGACCGACGCCTGGGCGGCCTCCTACTCGGTCGCCTCCTTCTACTGCCAGGGGCAACCCATGCCGCGCGGCAGCATCGGCACCACCGACGACGCCTACGCGCTCGACCTGATGGCCAAGTACGACTTCGACCTCGGCTCCACCGACCTGTACGTCAGGCTCGACGTCTTCAACCTCACCGACGCGAACGCGGTGACCGAGGTCGACGAGGCGGGCGACCTCGACACCGGTGGAGTGAATGACTCCTACCTGTCCGCGACCCGCTTCCAGCCGCCGCGCTCCGTGCGGTTCGGGATCGGAGTGACCTTCTGATGCGCTGACGTTCGACGACAAGGGGTTGGACACCACCTCCTCCGGTGTCCCCTTCCTCCCGGGGGCCCGCCGACGGGCCCCCCTTTTTCATGGCGGGCTGCCGCTCTCTTTCCACCCCGCGGGCGATCGCGTAGGATGGCCGCGGCGACGAGCCGGCGCGCGCGGAAGGGGGAAGGGGCCGAATGTCCGAGCCCGGGGTCCTGTTCATCGTGTCCTCGCCGTCGGGCGGGGGCAAGACGACGCTGATCCGCGCTGCGATCGGCCGCCTCGCGGCGCGCGGCATCGGGGCCCACTTCTCGGTGTCGCACACCACCCGGCAGCGCCGTCCCGCAGAGGCCGAGGGCATCGACTACCACTTCGTCGACCGTGCGACCTTCGAGGCCATGGTGCAGCGCGGCGAGTTCCTGGAGTGGGCGGAGTACAACGGCAACCTCTACGGCACGGCCCGCGCCGAGGTCGAGCCGCGGCTGGCCGCCGGCCAGGACGTCTTCCTCGACATCGAGGTGCAGGGCGCGACCCAGGTCAAGACGGCGGTCCCGGACGTGGTCAAGGTCTTCGTGTACCCGCCGTCGTACGAGGCGCTGAAGCAGCGGCTGGTCGCCCGCCGGCAGGATGCGCCGGCCGCGATCCGCCAGCGGCTGCGCTGGGCGATGCGCGAGCTCGGGGTGGCGGGCGAGTTTGACTATGCTATTATCAACGACCGCTTGGACGAGGCGGTGGACGAGCTGTTCGGGATCTGCACCGCCGAGCACCAGCGTCCGAAGCGAATGAAGTCCCGACTCGATGCCATCCGAGCGTCCTACCAGAGCGCGCTCGAAGAGGACAGCACATGATCGAGCTCCCAGAGAACTTCGACTCCGTGTTCAGATACATCGTCGTCGTGTCCCAGCGCGCCGAGCAGCTGATCAACGGCGCCAAGCCGCGCGTCGACAGCCGGCACAACAAGCCGACGCTGGCCGCGATGGAGGACGTCGACGCGGGGACGGTGCCGTGGCGCGTGCTGAGCCAGGCCGAGATCGACGCCCAGCGCCAGGCGATCGTCGAGCAGTTCCGGGCCGAGGTTGCAGGCGAGGGCTTCGAGCCCGAGCACGCGCGCGTGATCCCGGACGTGCTGCCCACCCTTGTCAGCGCCGACGAGGACGAGGAGCCGGCGGCGCCCGAGCCGGAGGACCGCGACACCGAGCTGGTGCGGCTGCAGCGGCTGCTCGGCATGGTCGGCGGCCGGGGCGCTGCGGGCGGCGGCCCCGAGGAGTTCGAGGAAGAGCGGGACGAGGAAGAGCGGGACGAGGACGACGATGAGCTGGACGTCGAGGAGGGCGGCGAGGATCTCATTCTCGACGTCGAGGACGACGACAGCGGCTTCGG
The nucleotide sequence above comes from Thermoanaerobaculales bacterium. Encoded proteins:
- the gmk gene encoding guanylate kinase, which produces MSEPGVLFIVSSPSGGGKTTLIRAAIGRLAARGIGAHFSVSHTTRQRRPAEAEGIDYHFVDRATFEAMVQRGEFLEWAEYNGNLYGTARAEVEPRLAAGQDVFLDIEVQGATQVKTAVPDVVKVFVYPPSYEALKQRLVARRQDAPAAIRQRLRWAMRELGVAGEFDYAIINDRLDEAVDELFGICTAEHQRPKRMKSRLDAIRASYQSALEEDST
- a CDS encoding DNA-directed RNA polymerase subunit omega, whose product is MIELPENFDSVFRYIVVVSQRAEQLINGAKPRVDSRHNKPTLAAMEDVDAGTVPWRVLSQAEIDAQRQAIVEQFRAEVAGEGFEPEHARVIPDVLPTLVSADEDEEPAAPEPEDRDTELVRLQRLLGMVGGRGAAGGGPEEFEEERDEEERDEDDDELDVEEGGEDLILDVEDDDSGFGDED